gcaacaaaacatgatatgcaatgatgatctatgtataacattccaaattgaaaatttgggatgttacataggACCACGTTGGATGGCAAAACATGTTGAATCGCGCGGTCCAGATGTTTGCAGACGGTCTGGGGTCCGCTTTGGAGATGCCCTTATCTATATATATGTGATGATCCTCACTGACACTACACAAATACTAGAGAATACTGTACGTACCATTTGGTAAGGAGCTCAATTTTTCTCTATTACATTGGTTCTCCATTGGTTCAACGGAAAGAAGACCTCGAGTTTGTGTTTATACTGCAACTAACATCTTGTCCTTCATCGACAGAATGCATGAATCAATGTTTGATACTCGGTAAAATCAGACTTTTTGTTGCATTCACAAAATAATTATTTTGTTGTCTGCCCAGATGCATAAAAGTACATTGTGCCCCCTCCTTGTGCATGGTGGGATATAGAATCAGAGTCTATGGTGAAAGAATAGAAAAAATGAATCTGGGCCATTGGATGGAAGATGACTGGTATAGATTTAGATGGAGGGTTCTTGGTGTATATTTCTTGGAAACCCCCAGTACTAGTTACATATAGAACATAACTTTTACAGTAACCACGTCAAATCTCTCATATATCAATCAAGTTGTCCTTACAGTAACCACCTCAAATCTCTCATACATCAATCAAGTTGTCCTTACAATAACCACCTCAGATCTCTCATATATCCTCAGATCTCTCATATATCAATCAAGTTGTGCTTCATAAATAAGACAATTTTTCAAACCTGTACGAGTGCCCCTCTCCTCTTAGGTTTACACAAAACCGCACATACATATGTACTATACGAGATTCCATGTATATTGATTTCATTAGTAGCTTCTACTACATCACGGACCATGCAAGAAATCCATACATTTGAGCATGCTAGTCACTAAAAGTATGTGAAGATCATCACCAATACTAGAGTACAtgagaacattaatctatccacTTGAAATCATAACTAAACATACATTTCAAATTGCATGATCGCGGACCAAACACAACAGAAGAGACACACATACATAACTTATCAAGTGTAACATAGCATGCGAGGATCATTTTCGGTACATCTCATGCAAAACTAATTATGAAGGACCAAAATAATCACATTGCATCAACTTTTGCTACTTGATGGCACATAACAGAAAAGCTATTGCCTCTGCCTCCATTACTAGTGCTTATTGCTCATCGAGCTTCTTGTGCTGGGAGAGATCAAACCTAATAACAAATCAGATTCAGTTAGCACATGTCTGTACAAGTGCCAAGCACTTATTGCTCATGATCTAATCAAATAAATATGCATCAACAATGCCATCTCGCTGTGTGCTGCACATACCACATGGAAGGAAAAATAGAGATGAATCAAATTCATCCCAAAACACAACCTGAGGTATGCTTCTATGCTGGAACTGGCAGAACTGCTAGCTATTTTGTGGATCATCCTAACTCTAATAATGGAACAGATTATAAAACATTATTTATCTTGTACAAAAAAACACTCTGGTGCAGATTCTGTTCATAGGTGAGATTGGCAACTACTGGCGGAATTAGGCAATACAAatatttacatataaagtttggATAAACTTAGGTTAACAAGCAAATGCAGAATCATATTAGACATCAATCCTATAAACCTTTGGGATTTTCAAATAGATCATCGTATGTTCAAATAAGAAAATAGCCGTATGATCAAATAGTATCCCTCGATGCATCTGGACAGTTCTATCACTCAAAAGCAGTCATAATTCAAGAACAATAGTAGCTATAACTAGTTAACCACATAGATAGTACAATATTACACACACAACAATGGCAATTGTTCACATGTGAAAGAAAAATGTGCACCTAGAAAGTATAGAAGGCAAAATAGGAGCTACCTTGTGCATATTGGAAATCATGAAATCACCAAGTTAGGTCATCCTGTAATTAATCGTTGACCCTCAGGTCACATTTTCGTTGACAAGAAGATTTTTCGGCAAACAAGTGCGACTACTTTTCTTTTTCTGGAAGAAGACATTCAGTTTTCTTTTGACTATAAAGCTTGAACAGAATGCATCGATCATATTAACCAAAAAAATAGGCATTCTCCAAAGCACCTACGGCCCTCCTCCTTAAATCTACAACCCACACCAGTAAATGGATTTTATTAGTTATTGATGCTTAGAGAAAAAATAATTTTCAATGAGAAAAATAAAAGGACCATGGTCTTTTCCGCCCTTTCAAAGAGAGAGGAATTTGTTAAAATCTGCGAGCTCCAGGGTTCAAATACATGGAGATCGACAGGAAGCACAAAATGTAACAATACTTTTGTCGATTGACGGTCACTAGTCACCACTATCAAACAACACTAGAGACCAGGCCGCCAACTAAGCATATGCTACCATGCGATACAACCTAAAGGGGGTACTGAGAGTCTCCTGATACTGAGAGTCTAAATGTGTTGTACACAAAATCCAGATACTGAGAGTCTTCTGAAACATATCAAATTAAGGAAGTCATCTCCAATTGCCAGGTTGCAAATTAGAAGGTACAGTCTTATTTTACACGTGGAAGGTTACAATGAATGCAAACTGAAACAAGAATGATATACTTCAACTTCTCGGTTAAATATATACCCTATTCTCTAAATATTTTGGTCACGTGAATTCGATATTTAAAAATCTAAAACAACACATGAACACACTGCTAGTCATATTCAAGTTTCTCAGCCTCTCACCAGAATCTACTATGTCCATCTGGTTTTGCTCCAACTCTCTGTGCACTCCTTCGAAAATTAAAGGAGTAAGCTTGTCCGTTTCATCAAATATAGTTAAAACCACGGGTGAGGCGCTTTGGAGCTCAACCTCCATTGAACCACTTTTTTTGGAAAATACAAAATGCATATTTAAAAGTAGAACGAAATTCTGAACAAAAATCTAACATGTACGTATACACTGCATATGTGTAAATTTTCAATAGATGGATATGCTTCTTCTTGAACACAACACAGTACAAAATATGAGCTACAATGACAAATGTTGACAGACCCATGTGTTTTTGGTTAGCATACCACAACTAAGTCCTATCAGTAAGCATCATGCTATGTTTAATCATCAAAGAATACCAGTGAAAGCCATCCACGTCATCACAGGAGAGGGAAGCTACCATTAGAGATAAATCTataggagggagaggggagaggggagTGGGAGAAACGCAGCTCACCTAGCTGCTGATCCTGCGAGGTGAAGGAGGCGAGGAGATCGAGCACCACCGGCTTGCCTCCGGTGAGATATTATTGGATCTAGGAGCACCGGGGAGGAGACCGTGGCAGCATCACGGCGCACTAGACCAGTACCAGGTTGCCTCCAGATCTAGAATATGCAGCTGAGCGGGCGGACCGCCCGCGGCCACCAGGGAGGAGGAGACCGTGGCGGCAGCGGTGGCCCGGTCGCTGACGACGATGCGCAGCGTGATGTTGCCCTGGGGACGGCCCCAAGAGACATGGATGCCGGAGTAGAAGGGGACGAGGCAGGGAGCAGGTGCCGTGGGAGTAGCTGTCGTCGACCAGGGAAGCACCGGATCTGcctggccgccgcccccgtcgACGAGGGATTGTTGGGGAACGGTGAAGCGAGCGACAGAGAGAGTCTGTTTGAAGGGGAGGGACCTGACGCAAATTACTGGGAGCACAGGGACATATTTGCACAGAGTTGTGTCGTTATGAATACAGATCTATCCTCATGAATCAGTAGCGTACATCAATGATCCAACAGCCCAGGATCTTTTTTCTATTCTTTCACCGTATGCCTAGATTCTATACTAGCCCCATCCGCCAAGGGTGGAAGCACACGGGAAATTTGTTATATTATTATACTATTTTTAGCGGATCAATGTGTGGTAATTTCTAAGTCTTTTGTAGTCCATTTGTTGTCCTGCCTTCACGGCATGCGCTTAATTATGCAGGATGATGATGACTTGCATGTTATCGGCTACAGTTCTCAGAGGAAATGGTAAAGACCAGCACGACCTcccattccccccccccccccccccccctaaacgTGGCCAACCACCTACTACCCTTCCCGGTTCAAATACCCCTCATCTCCTATGGCCTCCAGTCCAAACTTTTCACCgtaccaccgccaccctgtcccGATGATCACAATGAGGGCGCAGCTCGCTCcagccctcctcctcctcctcctcatggTTGCCGCCGCGCCGCTCATATCGGCGATGACTGTTGAGGAGGAAACCAAGGAGAAATTGCTACAGGGCGCCCACAAAGAGGACCTCGCCAATAAACTCAGTATCGCGAGTGTCGACTCAGACGCTTATGCAGCCGAGCAGAAATCAGTTGGGCCCGATAGCAAGAAGCAGGCCGCTAAGGATGTCGTCGATAACACAAGCTATATTATGGGTGCTGTGCCTGAGAAGAAACCTGAAAGTAAAAGCGACGAGAAGAAACTCAAGGAGGAGGCCAAGGTCATCGCTCAAGTCAAAGGAGAGACGAACTACGAGGATGCCGCCGCTGAGCAGAATGCCAAGGAGGAGAAGAAATCCAAACTCAAGAGTGACATCTCCGAGGATGATGATGctgagaagaaggagaagaaatCAAAAAACAAAGACGACGACGAGGACAAAGAGAAGAAATCTAAAAATAAGGATGATGACGATGTTGAGAAAAAGGAGAAGAATTCCAAAAGCAAAGACGAGGACTCTATATATGACACCGAGAAGAAATCCAAAAACAAGGatgctgatgatgatgatgatgatgagaagAAAGATAACAAGTCTAAAAgcaaggacgacgacgacgacaatgatgatgatgatgagaagaaagagaagaaattGAAAAAcaaggatgatgacgatgatgatgagaagaaagaaaagaaattgGAAAAcaaggatgatgacgatgatgagaAGAAATCCAAAGAAAAAAGCGACTCGTCCGAGGATGATGATGCCGAGAAGAAATCTAAAAGCAAGAGCGAGTCCTACGAGGACGACGATGACAATAAGAAATCCAAAAGCAAAAACAAGGCATCAGAGGAAGATTTTGATGCCGTCCCCATGGAGGTCAAGGCCGATGAATCTATGCCAGCTGTCGACACGCCCGACGGGTACCAAGCGCCAATGACCAAGACCAAGCCACAGTTGCCCGCGGCCGACACACCCGACGGCCACACCGCGCCGACCACGGCCCAACCAAATATGTCTGCAGCAGACACTCCCGACGGCTATGCCATGCCGACAACAAAGATGTCAGCGACTGACACACCAGACGACTATGTCACGCCGAGCAAGGCCCAGCCGGCGATGTCCGCGACCGACTCACCCGACGGCAACGTCCCGGCGACCGACTCACCCGATGGCAACGTCCCCGCGACCGACTCGCCCGACGGTAACGTCCAAGCGACCGACTCGCCCGACGGCAACGTCCAAGCGACCGACTCGCCCGACGGCTACGCGACGCCGACGAAGCCCGAGGTGGACGTGCAGTCCTACTCGGAGACGGTGCCCCAGCCGGTGC
This genomic window from Aegilops tauschii subsp. strangulata cultivar AL8/78 chromosome 4, Aet v6.0, whole genome shotgun sequence contains:
- the LOC109747883 gene encoding uncharacterized protein, with product MASSPNFSPYHRHPVPMITMRAQLAPALLLLLLMVAAAPLISAMTVEEETKEKLLQGAHKEDLANKLSIASVDSDAYAAEQKSVGPDSKKQAAKDVVDNTSYIMGAVPEKKPESKSDEKKLKEEAKVIAQVKGETNYEDAAAEQNAKEEKKSKLKSDISEDDDAEKKEKKSKNKDDDEDKEKKSKNKDDDDVEKKEKNSKSKDEDSIYDTEKKSKNKDADDDDDDEKKDNKSKSKDDDDDNDDDDEKKEKKLKNKDDDDDDEKKEKKLENKDDDDDEKKSKEKSDSSEDDDAEKKSKSKSESYEDDDDNKKSKSKNKASEEDFDAVPMEVKADESMPAVDTPDGYQAPMTKTKPQLPAADTPDGHTAPTTAQPNMSAADTPDGYAMPTTKMSATDTPDDYVTPSKAQPAMSATDSPDGNVPATDSPDGNVPATDSPDGNVQATDSPDGNVQATDSPDGYATPTKPEVDVQSYSETVPQPVLRMLSPLVKSMCARTSYPYECEASIARLPETTAVPGRQKNLLGVLTLAIDAVRAKIVEAKNAATDVSKDPHVDKLAKGAVKDCISNYDDMNYEFDSALTALKRGDKGTAGSALDAARTAVDTCDEGFLDRPQLKPILGGYEKVLAELSSNVLAINANGKKY